From the Herpetosiphonaceae bacterium genome, the window CACCCGCCCTGCCCCACGTTCACAGGCGGGCCTCCGCCTTGGCGGCGATCGGAGCGGCGGGTGCCATGCCCAAAGGGCACCCGGCGCGGGTGCGGGCCGCTCATTGCAGGGACGCTCAGGCGAGCGTCCTTGTTTGTTTATAGATGATTTTTATTGTTTCTGGTATGGTACGACGACATTTAGAAGCATTGGAAAATGTTTGTGGTTGAGGGTTACAAGTGTTGCATTGTGGTGCTCTGCTGTGGCAGCAATCAAGGCGTCGGCAAGGCCAACAGTGTGACTTTTGCCATAGTCACGTCGATAGAGCCCTCCTTTCACAGCAATCTCATCACTGACTGAAAGTATCTCAAATGCACCGACAAATGTATCTAATAGTGTTCTCTCCGTCCCTTC encodes:
- a CDS encoding type II toxin-antitoxin system VapC family toxin, with the translated sequence MTIQLLLDTDVLIDYLRARAEAVMYVESLTEPLLMSAITLAELYSGVREGTERTLLDTFVGAFEILSVSDEIAVKGGLYRRDYGKSHTVGLADALIAATAEHHNATLVTLNHKHFPMLLNVVVPYQKQ